Below is a genomic region from Spirochaetota bacterium.
AGTGCGATATCTCCGATGACGATACGGAAAACCGCCGGCGCGGTCTTGCATGGCATAAAAAGAACATCGATATAGCTTCAGAGATGGGGGCCATCGCCTACTGCGGTGCTCTCTACGGACATCCCGGCACGGTTCGCAAACGCCCGCCTGTCCCGGCTGAGCTCCCGCGCACAGCGGAAAATCTGCATGTACTTGCGGAGTATGCGGCCGCACATGGTATTGCAGCGGTGATAGAACCGATGAGCCGGTTCAGGACGCATCTCGTATGCACCGCAGAGCGGGCGATAGAACTTGTGCGAATGGCCGATCACGAGAATATCAGGATCAATCTCGACACCTATCACATGATAACCGAGGAACGTGATTACGGAAAAGCGATACGCTCCATTCTTCCGCGCATCTGGGGGATACACGCCAGCGAAAGCGATCGCGGCGTTCCCGGCGGCGGTCTTGTCCCATGGCAGGATGTATTCCGTGCGCTCTCGGAGAACAATTCCTGCACGAATATACTTTTCGAGACATACAATACCGGCGGTGACCTTGGGTATTCGCGGGGAATATTTCAGGATCTCTGTCCCGATCCGCGGCGCTTTATTCGAGATGGCGCGGCATT
It encodes:
- a CDS encoding sugar phosphate isomerase/epimerase family protein, whose translation is MPPSKTVMKDTLAIHVQEPHYRFGAHQFLWKERWTDDDLPILDAVASLDLSLFEISIGDDISFDRTRVRRHAERNGIELTVGPGNSWPAECDISDDDTENRRRGLAWHKKNIDIASEMGAIAYCGALYGHPGTVRKRPPVPAELPRTAENLHVLAEYAAAHGIAAVIEPMSRFRTHLVCTAERAIELVRMADHENIRINLDTYHMITEERDYGKAIRSILPRIWGIHASESDRGVPGGGLVPWQDVFRALSENNSCTNILFETYNTGGDLGYSRGIFQDLCPDPRRFIRDGAAFLKKMMRP